A single Ctenopharyngodon idella isolate HZGC_01 chromosome 22, HZGC01, whole genome shotgun sequence DNA region contains:
- the LOC127505244 gene encoding L-rhamnose-binding lectin CSL3-like isoform X2: MLPQNLTWISLLILLCQQVVETKRYFTCEGGSVQLDCYWGYIKVVTANYGRTDHTTCSTGRSLDQLSNVDCFQETSVRMMSIRCDGRKSCSVPAVNSVFSDPCVGTYKYLDVSYLCLPLRKSVTCEGSQSLIDCGNGVIRIHYANYGRRDLVICPHKLATADCYSPQTSSLRSSCNGKKSCQLNASNSVYSDLCPDVHKYLEVTYSCI; encoded by the exons ATGCTGCCACAAAATCTGACCTGGATCTCCT TGCTAATTTTACTGTGCCAACAAG TTGTTGAAACAAAAAGATATTTCACTTGTGAAGGAGGCTCTGTTCAGCTCGACTGCT ATTGGGGATACATAAAGGTGGTTACAGCTAACTATGGGCGAACTGACCACACAACATGCTCCACCGGAAGATCACTTGATCAGCTCTCAAACGTTGACTGCTTCCAAGAAACATCCGTCCGTATGATGTCCATCCG ATGTGATGGAAGAAAGAGCTGTTCTGTTCCTGCGGTGAACTCAGTTTTCTCTGACCCTTGTGTTGGGACTTACAAATACCTGGATGTGTCCTACTTGTGTCTCCCATTAA GAAAAAGTGTCACTTGTGAAGGTAGCCAAAGTCTCATTGACTGTG GTAATGGTGTGATTCGGATTCATTATGCAAATTACGGACGGCGGGATCTTGTAATCTGCCCTCATAAATTAGCAACTGCAGACTGTTACTCTCCCCAGACCAGCAGCCTGCGTTCCAG TTGCAATGGGAAGAAGTCTTGTCAATTAAATGCTTCAAATTCTGTCTACTCTGATCTGTGTCCGGATGTCCATAAGTACTTAGAAGTGACGTACAGCTGTATATAA
- the LOC127505244 gene encoding L-rhamnose-binding lectin CSL3-like isoform X1, whose amino-acid sequence MLESNVLFDFAVLILLCQQVVETKRYFTCEGGSVQLDCYWGYIKVVTANYGRTDHTTCSTGRSLDQLSNVDCFQETSVRMMSIRCDGRKSCSVPAVNSVFSDPCVGTYKYLDVSYLCLPLRKSVTCEGSQSLIDCGNGVIRIHYANYGRRDLVICPHKLATADCYSPQTSSLRSSCNGKKSCQLNASNSVYSDLCPDVHKYLEVTYSCI is encoded by the exons ATGTTAGAATCcaatgttttgtttgattttgcaGTGCTAATTTTACTGTGCCAACAAG TTGTTGAAACAAAAAGATATTTCACTTGTGAAGGAGGCTCTGTTCAGCTCGACTGCT ATTGGGGATACATAAAGGTGGTTACAGCTAACTATGGGCGAACTGACCACACAACATGCTCCACCGGAAGATCACTTGATCAGCTCTCAAACGTTGACTGCTTCCAAGAAACATCCGTCCGTATGATGTCCATCCG ATGTGATGGAAGAAAGAGCTGTTCTGTTCCTGCGGTGAACTCAGTTTTCTCTGACCCTTGTGTTGGGACTTACAAATACCTGGATGTGTCCTACTTGTGTCTCCCATTAA GAAAAAGTGTCACTTGTGAAGGTAGCCAAAGTCTCATTGACTGTG GTAATGGTGTGATTCGGATTCATTATGCAAATTACGGACGGCGGGATCTTGTAATCTGCCCTCATAAATTAGCAACTGCAGACTGTTACTCTCCCCAGACCAGCAGCCTGCGTTCCAG TTGCAATGGGAAGAAGTCTTGTCAATTAAATGCTTCAAATTCTGTCTACTCTGATCTGTGTCCGGATGTCCATAAGTACTTAGAAGTGACGTACAGCTGTATATAA